A stretch of Brassica napus cultivar Da-Ae chromosome C6, Da-Ae, whole genome shotgun sequence DNA encodes these proteins:
- the LOC106405950 gene encoding polyadenylate-binding protein 8, which translates to MAQIQNANGGVAVSGAAAAAVGAAQQGTTSLYVGDLDQTVTDSQLFEAFSQAGQVVSVRVCRDMTTRRSLGYGYVNYATPQDATRALNELNFMALNGRAIRVMYSVRDPSVRKSGLGNIFIKNLDKSIDHKALHETFSAFGAILSCKVAVDPSGQSKGYGFVQYDTEEAAQRAIEQLNGMLLNDKQVYVGPFVHKQQRDPSGEKVKFNNVYVKNLSESMSDEELKKVFGEFGVTTSCVIMRDGEGKSKGFGFVNFESSEDAAKAVEALNGKTFDDKEWFVGRAQKKSERENELKQKYEQSLKEAADKSQGSNLYVKNLDESVTDEKLREHFTPFGTITSCKVMRDPTGVSRGSGFVAFSTPEEASRAIAEMNGKMIVSKPLYVALAQRKEDRKARLQAQFSQMRPVPAVGPRMPMYPPGGPPMGQQLFYGQGPPGMIPPQPGYGYQQQLVPGMRPGGAPMPNFFMPMMQQGQQQQQQQRPGGGGRRGGALPQPQQPSPMMQPQQMHPRGRMYRYPQRDVNPMPGLTPNMLSVPYDVSGGGAHLRDSPAASQPVPIGALATSLANAAPEHQRTMLGENLYPLVEQLEPESAAKVTGMLLEMDQTEVLHLLESPDALKAKVAEAMDVLRSVAQQQQAGGAADQLASLSLGDNIVP; encoded by the exons atgGCGCAGATTCAGAATGCCAACGGTGGAGTAGCGGTTTCCGGTGCCGCCGCGGCGGCGGTCGGAGCGGCGCAGCAGGGAACGACGTCGCTGTACGTGGGAGATCTAGACCAGACGGTGACGGATTCGCAGCTGTTCGAGGCGTTTAGCCAAGCGGGCCAGGTGGTTTCTGTTCGTGTCTGTAGAGACATGACGACAAGGAGATCTCTTGGCTACGGATACGTTAATTACGCCACTCCTCAAGATG CTACGAGGGCACTGAATGAGCTGAACTTCATGGCTCTCAATGGAAGGGCTATTAGAGTTATGTACTCTGTTCGTGATCCAAGTGTCCGTAAGAGCGGTCTTGGTAACATATTCATCAAG AATCTTGACAAATCAATCGATCACAAAGCCCTCCACGAGACATTCTCCGCCTTTGGTGCTATCCTGTCTTGCAAAGTGGCTGTTGACCCCTCTGGCCAGTCCAAAGGCTACGGCTTTGTGCAGTACGACACTGAAGAAGCAGCTCAGAGAGCCATAGAGCAGTTGAACGGGATGCTTCTCAACGACAAGCAAGTCTACGTTGGACCCTTTGTTCACAAGCAGCAGAGAGACCCTTCTGGTGAGAAGGTGAAGTTCAACAACGTCTATGTCAAAAACCTCTCGGAGTCCATGAGTGACGAGGAGCTGAAGAAAGTGTTTGGAGAGTTTGGTGTGACTACTAGCTGCGTTATCATGAGAGACGGCGAAGGCAAGTCTAAAGGCTTTGGATTTGTCAATTTCGAGAGTTCGGAAGACGCCGCCAAAGCTGTTGAGGCTCTCAATGGAAAGACCTTTGACGACAAGGAGTGGTTTGTTGGGAGAGCTCAGAAGAAGTCGGAGAGGGAAAACGAACTCAAACAAAAGTATGAGCAGAGTTTGAAGGAGGCTGCTGACAAGTCTCAGGGGTCCAACTTGTATGTTAAGAACTTGGATGAGTCTGTCACAGACGAGAAGCTCAGAGAACATTTTACTCCCTTTGGAACTATTACATCCTGCAAG GTGATGCGTGACCCTACTGGAGTGAGTAGAGGATCTGGATTTGTGGCATTCTCAACTCCTGAGGAAGCATCTAGAGCT ATTGCTGAGATGAATGGTAAAATGATTGTCTCAAAGCCTCTATATGTCGCTCTTGCACAGAGGAAAGAAGACCGCAAAGCTAGGTTACAG GCTCAGTTTTCACAGATGAGGCCAGTACCTGCGGTTGGTCCAAGGATGCCAATGTATCCACCCGGTGGTCCACCAATGGGTCAACAACTCTTCTATGGCCAAGGACCTCCTGGCATGATTCCTCCTCAG CCTGGATACGGGTATCAACAACAGCTTGTACCGGGTATGAGACCTGGTGGGGCACCGATGCCAAACTTCTTCATGCCTATGATGCAACAAGGCCAGCAACAACAGCAGCAGCAACGACCTGGTGGTGGTGGTAGAAGAGGAGGAGCTCTTCCACAACCACAACAACCTTCCCCTATGATGCAGCCACAGCAG ATGCATCCAAGGGGTAGAATGTATAGGTATCCACAGAGAGATGTAAACCCAATGCCTGGTCTTACTCCAAACATGCTTTCTGTCCCATATGACGTGTCTGGTGGTGGTGCTCATCTTCGTGATTCACCTGCTGCTTCTCAGCCTGTTCCTATTGGAGCTTTGGCTACATCACTCGCTAACGCAGCTCCAGAGCATCAGAGAAcg ATGCTTGGTGAGAATCTGTACCCACTAGTGGAGCAGCTTGAGCCAGAATCGGCAGCTAAAGTCACGGGAATGCTTCTTGAAATGGACCAAACCGAAGTACTTCACTTGCTGGAATCTCCTGATGCACTTAAAGCTAAAGTTGCAGAGGCAATGGATGTTCTGAGGAGTGTAGCTCAGCAGCAGCAAGCTGGTGGTGCAGCTGATCAGTTAGCTTCTCTGTCTCTTGGAGACAACATCGTACCTTga